Below is a genomic region from Leptospira yasudae.
TCGGTACGGAACTTTATTCCATGCAGATTTACGACCCTTCCTATTTCGATAATTTTGATCCGAACCGGGCATTCGTAAAATGGGCGGCGATCGAAGTTCAAGATCAGAATTTTATTCCGTCGGAAATGGAAGCCGTTACGATTCCTCGTGGTCTTTACGCGGTTTTCACACACAAGGGTCCGGCGAGTGAAGGACCGAAGGTATTTCAATACATCTTCGAAACTTGGTTACCGAATTCCGATTACAAAGTGGATCACAGACCGCATTTTGAAAAGCTGGGTGAGAAGTATAAAAACGAAGACCCAAATTCAGAAGAAGAGATTTGGATCCCGATCCGTTACGAACGAAAACGATAAACAGTAAAAGAGTTATTCAATATGCTTGTCGACGAAACGACAACTTGAAACCATCAAGAACAAAACTCTCTAAGAAAAACGGATTTTCGATTAAAACGATCCGATCCGTTTTACTTCATCGTTTTCTTTTTCAGACGATTCCCGCGGAAGAATATTCGATCACGAAATCCTCTTTCGCCTTACGCACCTTAGGCGCATTTACCAACCGATCGTTTTCCACGTCGCGATAACCGAGCGTTAGAATGGACGTGGATCTCAGTCCTTTTTCTTTCAGATGAAGCAGTTCGTCGAGCGCGGCCGGATTAAATCCTTCCATAGGAGTCGCGTCCACGCCTTCCACTGCGGCGGCTACGATTCCCGTTCCGAAGGCAATATATGTCTGTTTCGCCGCCCAGTTAAAACTCGACTCGGGTGTTTGCGATTTCAACCAACCAAGCATAGAATTTCGAAAACCTTGCAGAGATTCTACGGAAGCGTTTCTAGTTTTTGCAATCAGTTCGATGTAATCTTTGATTCTGCTTTCGGTAATTTGATCCCACGCGGCAAAGATAAGTATATGAGAGGATTCTAATATTTGAGGCTGATTGTTGGCGATGGGATGAATTTTGCGTTTTAATTCTTCGTCTTCGACGACGAGAACCTGATACGGTTGTAATCCGAAACCGGACGCGGTCAAACGCACCGATTCTAAGATTCGATCCACATTTTCTTGGGGAACCTTCTGCCCCGTCATTCTTTTGGTCGCGTATCTCCAGTTGAGTTTTTCCAATAAATCCATGGTTTTCTCCTTAAATTCAAATCCGGTTTCCCGGAAGATCAAAATGTTATCTTGTAATTAACACTTTAACAAGTTAGACCCAAAAAAAGGAAAGGAGAAAACAAAACAATCAATGGGAAAGAGACATTTTTTTTTGACATTCGCCTCGGACCTGCTTCATCACGTCCTCCAGGGAGAATTCTCCCAATTTGGCTTCGAGGGCGGCTTGTGCCTGGGCGAACATACATTCGAGCGTCGGGAGAATGCCCATTCCTACGGAACAATCCTGTTTCGGGTGATCGTGAACGTTGAAAAGGCATTCGGAAGCCTCGATGGCACGATAGATATCGGAAAGTCGGATCTCCGAGGCGGGTTTGGTGAGGGAAGCGCCGGGAACCCCTTGTCTTGTATAAACTAATCCGGCCTTTCTCAATTTTCCGATGAGGGTTCTTACGATCGCAGGGTTTGTTCCGACCGATTCTGCGATCGTGTCGGACGTTGTGTCCTTCCCCTTTCCATCTTCCAGAAACGTTAGAATGTGAATTGCGACGGCGTAACGACTAGGAATGGCCAAGATTTTGTTCCTTTACACAGTATTCATTGGGTTAGACAGCGCTCTGCCAAGAAGAATTCGGGTTTTCCCGGGAATATTATCGGTTTTCCTTCGGGTTTTTCCCTTTTTAAAAAGTGGGAACTCCTTCTCGGGGAGTTGGAAATTCTCCGTAGTTCAAATCATGTAGGAACTACTACTTTCTATCAAGAGGCCTCCCGTTTGCAGACAAAAAAGTGTGGGAACTCCCTCAATTTCGAAAGCGCACTGAAAAATATCCAAACACCATTCTCCCTTTCGTCCAAAAACTAGGAGGGAATCGCAAACCTGTCATCGAAATCCCCCTTAGAATCATTGACTCCCGGTAAAGCAGGTTTAAACAGGAATAGAATTCCCAAGCCGGACTTTGAACGAGGGAATTTTCCAGAATTTTAGGATATATACGTGTCGAAACCAAGAGTACAAGAACAAACCCCGACGACGTCGGGACAAAACGGATCTTCCAACGGGAATCAACCGGAAATTCATCTGAATAATCCGAACATATTTTTCGACCGGGAACTTTCC
It encodes:
- a CDS encoding GyrI-like domain-containing protein; the encoded protein is MMEPRLETILAKLLIGKQMTMSLSRNTTGELWRSFMPRRNEIQNTIGTELYSMQIYDPSYFDNFDPNRAFVKWAAIEVQDQNFIPSEMEAVTIPRGLYAVFTHKGPASEGPKVFQYIFETWLPNSDYKVDHRPHFEKLGEKYKNEDPNSEEEIWIPIRYERKR
- a CDS encoding NAD(P)H-dependent oxidoreductase; the protein is MDLLEKLNWRYATKRMTGQKVPQENVDRILESVRLTASGFGLQPYQVLVVEDEELKRKIHPIANNQPQILESSHILIFAAWDQITESRIKDYIELIAKTRNASVESLQGFRNSMLGWLKSQTPESSFNWAAKQTYIAFGTGIVAAAVEGVDATPMEGFNPAALDELLHLKEKGLRSTSILTLGYRDVENDRLVNAPKVRKAKEDFVIEYSSAGIV
- a CDS encoding Rrf2 family transcriptional regulator, whose product is MAIPSRYAVAIHILTFLEDGKGKDTTSDTIAESVGTNPAIVRTLIGKLRKAGLVYTRQGVPGASLTKPASEIRLSDIYRAIEASECLFNVHDHPKQDCSVGMGILPTLECMFAQAQAALEAKLGEFSLEDVMKQVRGECQKKMSLSH